In the genome of Fusarium poae strain DAOMC 252244 chromosome 1, whole genome shotgun sequence, the window TGTGTCATATAGCCTGGCTTGTTCATCACCCACCGACTCCCGGAGATTTGGTCGCTGTACACTAATCAGATCAATGTAATCGCCTGAAACCTGCCTGGGCTGTATCTTCTGGAAATTCTACTACCTTTCCTCATATAAAACGTAGTATCCACTTAACGTTAGATCTAAACTCGCATTGTTTTCTTTCTACTTCCAAAACTACCCCTCCATcgaaatatttatataaatcaATTCCCCCCTCTACTCCCCCACCAAAACCCCTCAAACTTCGGTCACCAACCAAAACACCAACCTAAACCTCACATAACCTCATCTAAAATGGCCGCCCCTTCTGCCGTTGTGGAGATCACCTCCAAGGCTCAGTTCGACGAGCTCGTCAAGAAGACCCCCTACGTCGCCCTCCAGGCCTCCGCCTCGTGGTGCGGTCCCTGCAAGGCCATCTCCCCCATCTTCAAGAAGCAGGCCGACCAGCACACCTCGGAAAAGTTCGCTTTCGCCAAGTTCGACACCGACGATGTCCCCGACCTCGCCTTTGAGATGGGCATCCGATCCATCcccgccttcttcttcttcgagaACGGCGACAAGGACAGCGATCTGCTGGGTGCTGTCCCTCCCAAGCTGACCGCTGCCATCTCTACCTACGCCGATAAGGCCAAGGGCGGTGCTGAGGAGAAGCCTGCCGAGGAGAACACCCTCAAGACCGACGAGAACTTCTAAACGAGGACTTTTCTCTCAAAGAACAAAAGCATTACAAAGCAACCGCTCTAGAAGCGCAGGTTCGCAAGAATACCCCTAGAAACGAGGCGCACCATACGGGCAGCATATATCACCGCAATTTCACAGACCGTCATGAGCTAGGAATACGGCTTTGAGCATGCGAAAAGCATGGCTTCAAGTAGGATGGATGGCCCGCGCCGCTTAGCCAAGAATAGATCACATTTTACTTCACTGCATGGTTTAGTTGTGAAACTCAGTTGTCgtcttggtctttttgaCCTTAGAAGTATTTCGAGTTGTATATACAGATAAATCAAGTAAATAAATCTTTGCCGTGGCTTGCTAAGCGCAGTATAATCCGAGAACGTATCTCTTTGCTGTAATCTCGGATCTCGTACCGTCATCATACTCCTCTCGCTTCTCGAGAGTCCTTTCGTCGACCACCTTTTTCAATCCTCCTCCTAACCAGATTTCTgttcctcctcttcaaaaTAAGAAAAACCAAGTGTGCTATGGTACATGTGTTGAGCACGAGTACTCCATCAAACGCCTCTCCAAATGGTATACGGCCTGAGCCTAAAATAGACTAACAACCAAAAACGCCAACCCCTTTGTATGCTAATAACATCAACCCCAAACCATCGTTCAATGTTATGGCTGTACAGAAGTCGCTGACTCGTCACTTATACGTCCAACGCCAGAATCCACCCGCTTCTTAGTCGGGGTGATTTGCTCGGGTGTATCGACTTCCTCTTCAACCAAACTTTTGCTATCGCCCTGCACCGACAATCTCGACGTCAACCGAGGCCCTGCTGATCTCCGCCGATTGGCTACCTCCTCGCGACTAGGCTTTGAGTCATTCATACCCAGACTCATCCTTAGGGATGAACGGTCCTTGGCGCTAAGAAAATCGCTCCCTGGACGGCTTTGGCCCAGGTTCGGAGATC includes:
- a CDS encoding hypothetical protein (BUSCO:56860at5125), with the protein product MAAPSAVVEITSKAQFDELVKKTPYVALQASASWCGPCKAISPIFKKQADQHTSEKFAFAKFDTDDVPDLAFEMGIRSIPAFFFFENGDKDSDLLGAVPPKLTAAISTYADKAKGGAEEKPAEENTLKTDENF